In Zea mays cultivar B73 chromosome 7, Zm-B73-REFERENCE-NAM-5.0, whole genome shotgun sequence, the following proteins share a genomic window:
- the LOC109940924 gene encoding threonine--tRNA ligase, chloroplastic/mitochondrial 2: MAAPSASAPLLRSHPHHGSLFPSSPRHRPAAASLSGFPPLRPASARRLPYTAVRSSSTASPSAPVEDAPAAAAPTGDAEEERVVLPTNESSERLLRIRHTCAHVMAMAVQKLFPNSKVTIGPWIENGFYYDFDMEPLTDKDLKKIKKEMDRIIRQNLPLVREEVSREEAQKRIEALNEPYKLEILESIKEEPITIYHIGEEWWDLCAGPHVESTGKIDRKAVELESVAGAYWRGDEKNQMLQRIYGTAWENEDQLKAYIHFKEEAKRRDHRRLGQELDLFSIQDDAGGGLVFWHPKGAIIRHILEDSWKQIHLQHGYDLLYTPHVAKADLWKISGHIDFYKDNMYNQMDVEDEMYQLRPMNCPYHILVYKRKLHSYRDFPIRVAELGTVYRYELSGSLHGLFRVRGFTQDDAHIFCLEDQIKDEIRGVLDLTEQILGQFGFRYYEINLSTRPEKSVGTDDIWEKATIALKNALDDKGWEYKVDEGGGAFYGPKIDLKIEDALGRKWQCSTVQVDFNLPERFDITYVDSNSEKKRPIMIHRAILGSLERFFGVLIEHYAGDFPLWLAPTQTRILPVTDNELQYCNEVASELKSRGLRVEVCHGERLPKLIRNAETQKVPLMAVVGPKEVQARTLTIRSRHNGEIGTMPVDEFITRLQLAVANKSSL, encoded by the exons ATGGCGGCCCCATCCGCTTCCGCCCCGTTGCTCCGCTCCCACCCCCACCACGGCTCGCTCTTCCCCTCGTCACCGCGCCACCGTCCCGCGGCCGCTTCTCTGTCTGGGTTCCCGCCCCTCAGACCCGCCTCAGCCCGCAGGCTCCCATACACTGCGGTGCGGTCCTCCTCCACCGCCTCACCCTCGGCACCAGTAGAAGATGCTCCCGCGGCCGCGGCTCCGACCGGGGACGCGGAGGAGGAGCGGGTGGTGCTCCCCACCAACGAGTCCTCCGAACGCCTTCTGCGCATCCGGCACACC TGCGCCCATGTGATGGCCATGGCTGTCCAGAAGCTCTTCCCCAACTCCAAGGTGACAATAGGTCCCTGGATAGAGAATGGTTTCTACTACGACTTCGACATGGAGCCCTTGACGGATAAGGACCTCAAGAAAattaagaaggagatg GATCGGATCATCCGACAGAACCTCCCATTGGTGAGGGAGGAGGTGTCCCGAGAAGAGGCTCAGAAGAGGATTGAAGCACTCAATGAGCCTTACAAGCTGGAGATTTTGGAGAGCATTAAGGAAGAACCAATCACCATATACCACATTG GAGAAGAGTGGTGGGATCTCTGTGCCGGGCCTCATGTGGAGTCTACTGGAAAAATAGACAGAAAGGCTGTTGAACTTGAGTCCGTTGCTGGTGCTTACTGGAGAGGTGATGAGAAAAACCAAATGCTACAAAGAATATATGGAACTGCTTGGGAAAATGAAGATCAGTTGAAGGCTTACATCCACTTTAAGGAGGAAGCCAAGCGACGAGATCATCGGCGATTGGGCCAGGAACTTGATTTGTTCTCTATACAG GATGATGCTGGTGGTGGCCTAGTATTCTGGCATCCAAAAGGCGCTATCATCAGACACATTTTAGAAGACTCATGGAAACAGATTCACTTGCAACATGGTTATGATCTACTGTACACTCCTCATGTTGCAAAGGCTGATCTTTGGAAGATCAGTGGACACATAGACTTCTACAAAGATAACATGTACAACCAAATGGATGTTGAAGATGAGATGTATCAACTGCGGCCCATGAATTGCCCTTACCACATTTTGGTATACAAGAGAAAACTACATTCATATAGGGATTTTCCTATCAGAGTGGCGGAGCTAGGAACTGTCTACAGATATGAGCTATCCGGTAGTCTGCACGGGTTGTTCCGTGTAAGAGGGTTCACACAG GATGATGCCCACATATTTTGTCTGGAGGACCAGATAAAAGATGAAATCAGAGGTGTTCTTGATCTAACTGAGCAAATACTTGGACAATTTGGTTTTCGGTATTATGAGATAAACCTTTCAACCAGACCAGAAAAATCTGTTGGCACTGATGACATATGGGAAAAAGCAACAATTGCTTTGAAGAATGCATTAGATGATAAGGGTTGGGAATACAAGGTTGATGAAGGTGGAGGTGCTTTTTATGGTCCAAAAATCGATCTAAAAATTGAGGATGCTCTTGGAAGGAAATGGCAATGTTCCACTGTGCAG GTGGATTTCAATTTGCCTGAACGGTTTGACATTACCTATGTCGATTCAAACTCTGAGAAAAAGCGACCCATCATGATTCATAGAGCTATCCTTGGGTCTTTGGAGCGCTTCTTTGGTGTCCTGATTGAACACTATGCTGGTGATTTTCCACTTTGGCTTGCCCCAACCCAGACACGTATTCTACCTGTGACAGACAATGAG TTGCAATACTGTAACGAGGTGGCCTCCGAACTGAAATCAAGAGGGCTACGTGTTGAAGTCTGTCATGGAGAGCGCCTACCAAAGCTAATAAGGAATGCTGAAACACAAAAGGTGCCACTCATGGCAGTTGTTGGTCCTAAAGAAGTTCAAGCCAGGACCCTGACTATCAGGTCCAGGCACAACGGGGAGATCGGCACGATGCCCGTCGATGAATTCATCACCAGGCTTCAACTTGCTGTCGCAAACAAATCATCACTATAG
- the LOC606473 gene encoding GDSL esterase/lipase ACHE precursor, with protein sequence MATAATATAGSRAAVLLLLSLALALALRPSDAGAGGDCHFPAVFNFGDSNSDTGGLSSLFGAAPPPNGRTFFGMPAGRYCDGRLVIDFIAESLGLTHLSAYLNSIGSNFTQGANFATAGSSIRRQNTSLFLSGFSPISLDVQFWEFEQFINRSQLVYNNKGGIYREILPRAEYFSQALYTFDIGQNDITSSYFVNNTTEEVEAIIPDLMERLTSIIQSVYSRGGRYFWIHNTGPLGCLPYALLHRPDLAIPADGTGCSVTYNKVAQLFNLRLKETVASLRKTHPDAAFTYVDVYTAKYKLISQANKLGFDDPLLTCCGYGGGRYNLDLSVGCGGKKQVNGTSVVVGKSCENPSKRVSWDGVHFTEAANKFVFDQIVAGALSDPPVALRQACHSRGQ encoded by the exons ATGGCCACGGCCGCGACTGCCACGGCGGGGAGTAGAGCAGCCGTGCTGCTGCTGCTCTcgctggcgctggcgctggcgctgcGGCCCTCCGACGCCGGCGCGGGCGGCGACTGCCACTTCCCGGCCGTGTTCAACTTCGGCGACTCCAACTCGGACACGGGCGGCCTGTCATCGCTCTTCGGCGCCGCACCGCCGCCCAACGGCAGGACCTTCTTCGGCATGCCCGCCGGCCGCTACTGCGATGGTCGCCTCGTCATCGACTTCATCG CTGAAAGCCTGGGGCTGACTCACCTCAGTGCGTACCTGAACTCGATCGGAAGCAACTTCACACAGGGAGCCAACTTTGCAACAGCTGGTTCATCGATCAGAAGACAGAATACATCGCTGTTCCTCTCTGGTTTCAGCCCCATTTCCTTGGACGTGCAGTTCTGGGAGTTTGAACAATTCATCAACAGAAGCCAACTCGTCTACAACAACAAAG GCGGTATCTACAGGGAGATCCTACCAAGGGCGGAGTACTTCTCCCAGGCACTTTACACCTTCGACATCGGTCAAAACGACATCACCTCAAGCTACTTTGTTAACAATACCACCGAAGAAGTCGAAGCCATAATCCCTGATCTGATGGAGAGGCTCACATCTATAATCCAG AGCGTGTACTCGCGTGGAGGAAGGTACTTCTGGATACACAACACAGGGCCGCTCGGCTGCCTGCCCTACGCGCTGCTGCACCGCCCTGACCTCGCCATCCCAGCGGACGGCACCGGCTGCTCCGTCACCTACAACAAGGTCGCGCAGCTATTCAACCTCAGGCTCAAGGAGACTGTGGCGAGCCTCCGGAAGACGCACCCTGACGCCGCGTTCACCTACGTCGACGTCTACACCGCCAAGTACAAGCTCATCAGCCAGGCCAATAAGCTCG GCTTCGACGACCCTCTGCTGACATGCTGCGGGTACGGCGGCGGCCGGTACAACTTAGACCTGAGCGTCGGCTGCGGCGGGAAGAAGCAGGTGAACGGGACGTCGGTGGTGGTGGGGAAGTCGTGCGAAAACCCCTCCAAGAGGGTGAGCTGGGACGGCGTGCACTTCACCGAGGCTGCCAACAAGTTCGTGTTCGACCAGATCGTCGCCGGCGCGCTCTCGGACCCGCCCGTGGCGCTCAGGCAGGCGTGCCATAGCAGAGGGCAATGA